In Bacillus sp. DX3.1, the following proteins share a genomic window:
- a CDS encoding HEPN domain-containing protein, with protein sequence MKYRFITPLFNLKLETVLNRGIELFPGARITNGPEERTKILNTQLMKNTAGIHSLWEFDDATYLYIDGEFDAIKTKAEMDEIGVKYTYYYLRLAQSFIYDLWKIKDNNIYVRDGFLLAYHNKFEDGFTYKASLSEIHYYSTGEHKESSFLKSEIQSATRDFTPFSIDEYEEKHFGGKYPDSNHLFKNKGSNRIDRAFYFTLKARTSCILPMKIVAYCNALECLFTIGTSEVNHKIAERVALMLGTSGESKKEFFKIIKKAYDFRSLLVHGQHLKGEEEKLIEFSRKLDNILRQLLVAEHDVFSKNDKEMEEFFTNLIFATN encoded by the coding sequence ATGAAGTATAGATTTATAACACCACTTTTCAACTTAAAATTAGAAACTGTGCTTAATAGAGGAATAGAACTATTCCCAGGAGCAAGAATTACAAATGGTCCAGAAGAGAGAACAAAAATACTAAATACACAATTAATGAAAAATACAGCTGGAATTCATTCCTTATGGGAATTTGATGATGCAACATATTTATACATAGATGGAGAATTTGATGCTATCAAGACGAAAGCTGAAATGGATGAAATAGGAGTAAAGTACACTTATTATTATCTAAGACTAGCCCAAAGTTTTATTTATGACTTATGGAAAATCAAAGATAACAATATTTATGTAAGAGATGGCTTTTTACTTGCATATCATAATAAATTTGAAGACGGTTTTACTTACAAAGCATCACTGTCAGAAATACACTATTATTCTACGGGTGAACATAAGGAATCATCTTTTTTAAAAAGTGAAATTCAATCAGCAACTCGTGATTTCACCCCTTTTTCAATTGATGAATATGAAGAAAAACACTTTGGAGGTAAGTATCCTGATTCAAATCATCTATTTAAAAATAAAGGATCAAACCGGATAGATAGAGCATTCTATTTCACCCTTAAGGCAAGAACAAGCTGTATTTTGCCTATGAAAATAGTTGCTTATTGTAATGCATTAGAATGTTTATTTACGATTGGAACATCTGAAGTTAACCATAAAATTGCAGAACGAGTTGCATTGATGTTAGGTACTTCTGGAGAATCAAAGAAAGAATTTTTTAAAATTATTAAAAAGGCTTATGACTTTCGTTCTTTATTGGTACATGGCCAACATCTTAAAGGTGAAGAGGAGAAACTGATTGAGTTTTCACGAAAGTTAGATAACATTTTAAGACAATTGCTTGTTGCGGAACATGATGTGTTTTCAAAAAACGATAAAGAGATGGAAGAATTTTTCACCAATTTAATTTTTGCAACTAACTAA
- a CDS encoding DUF2975 domain-containing protein encodes MEKVTTLFLKIAVILLGVPVLALCIFLVPEMANLAAKLLPQFAFIKYLVFIAFDASAIPFYFALYQAFKLLCYIDKNKAFSDLSVKALKKIKYCAITISILHVLVWPLFYIFAEVDDAPGVIFVGLVVPFASMVIAVFAAVLQKLLQDAINIKSENDLTV; translated from the coding sequence ATGGAAAAAGTAACAACGTTGTTTTTAAAAATAGCTGTTATTCTTTTAGGAGTCCCAGTTCTTGCTCTGTGCATCTTTTTGGTGCCAGAGATGGCGAATCTTGCAGCAAAATTGCTTCCACAGTTTGCTTTTATAAAATATCTCGTTTTCATCGCTTTTGATGCATCGGCTATACCTTTTTACTTTGCTTTGTATCAGGCTTTCAAACTCTTATGCTATATTGACAAAAATAAAGCTTTCTCCGATTTATCTGTAAAAGCTTTAAAGAAAATCAAATACTGTGCCATCACAATCAGTATTTTGCATGTGCTAGTTTGGCCGCTCTTCTATATCTTTGCGGAAGTAGACGACGCACCAGGAGTTATCTTTGTCGGATTGGTTGTTCCTTTTGCTTCGATGGTTATCGCAGTCTTTGCGGCTGTTCTCCAAAAACTTTTACAAGATGCAATTAATATCAAATCAGAAAATGATTTAACGGTCTGA
- a CDS encoding helix-turn-helix transcriptional regulator has protein sequence MAIIINIDVMLAKRKMSVTELSEKVGITMANLSILKNGKAKAIRLSTLEAICKALECQPGDILEYKSDEDS, from the coding sequence ATGGCAATTATAATTAATATTGATGTGATGTTAGCAAAAAGGAAAATGAGCGTAACAGAACTTTCGGAGAAGGTTGGAATAACAATGGCGAACCTTTCTATATTGAAAAATGGAAAGGCAAAAGCGATTCGATTATCCACTTTAGAGGCAATTTGTAAGGCTTTAGAATGTCAGCCTGGAGATATTTTAGAATACAAAAGTGACGAAGACAGTTAA
- a CDS encoding DUF4153 domain-containing protein, producing MDINNLIIENIANPHELERMYRKDPKTFKKSFSHAWEQNPDSQVLGVWYERLHFKETANTEKSSLLQKGFLFMGILAILAGISTRIIFHFVEQEAIAPINLAFGIIPFIAAYFVYNNTPKKSVIYSLAALFLISGFYLNMLPLNYKDSIILAYLHLPIFLWVLVGLAFTGNEYSKGSTRLAYIKFNLEYCILYASMAVSGMVLAALTMQLFSFVDLDIEDFYFSNVVLFGAAALAIVAAYLVSMNLKLAKNITPYIAKIFSPLVLVTLLIYLITVIWVGKNPFLDRNFLIAFNGILLGVLAVTIFSIIESDSDEKKNISDYINFALIVLALIIDSVALSAIVFRLSSYGITPNRLAVLGVNILIWANLIWIMLSYMRFLQNKSGPSTIQDAVTNYLPVYGLWAAFVTFTFPIIFN from the coding sequence ATGGACATTAACAATTTGATTATTGAAAATATTGCTAACCCTCATGAGCTGGAGAGAATGTATAGAAAAGACCCGAAAACTTTTAAAAAGTCATTCTCACACGCATGGGAACAAAATCCTGATTCTCAGGTTCTTGGCGTTTGGTATGAAAGATTGCATTTCAAGGAGACGGCAAATACAGAAAAATCTTCCTTGCTTCAAAAAGGTTTCTTATTCATGGGTATTTTAGCCATTCTGGCCGGGATAAGCACCAGGATCATTTTCCATTTTGTCGAACAGGAAGCAATTGCTCCAATTAACCTGGCTTTTGGTATAATTCCCTTTATTGCTGCCTATTTTGTTTACAATAATACTCCGAAAAAAAGTGTTATTTATTCCCTTGCAGCGTTGTTCCTAATTTCCGGGTTTTATCTTAATATGCTGCCATTAAATTATAAAGACAGTATTATCCTTGCTTATTTACACCTTCCCATATTCTTATGGGTATTGGTAGGGCTTGCATTTACAGGAAATGAATATTCAAAAGGCAGTACAAGATTAGCCTATATTAAATTTAATTTGGAATATTGTATTCTCTACGCCAGCATGGCAGTTAGCGGAATGGTACTAGCAGCATTAACCATGCAGTTATTTAGCTTTGTTGACTTGGATATAGAAGACTTCTATTTTAGTAATGTCGTTTTATTTGGTGCTGCCGCTCTCGCTATTGTGGCTGCATACCTGGTATCAATGAATCTTAAACTTGCTAAGAATATTACACCATATATAGCTAAAATTTTTAGTCCTCTTGTCCTGGTCACATTGTTGATCTATCTTATAACGGTTATATGGGTCGGAAAAAATCCATTCTTGGACCGCAATTTCCTGATAGCCTTTAACGGAATACTCCTTGGTGTATTGGCCGTTACCATATTTTCCATTATCGAGAGCGACTCAGACGAGAAAAAGAACATTTCAGATTATATAAATTTTGCCTTAATTGTTCTTGCGCTTATCATTGACAGTGTGGCTTTGTCAGCCATCGTGTTCAGACTTTCTTCTTATGGGATTACGCCTAATAGACTTGCTGTTTTAGGAGTAAACATACTTATCTGGGCAAATCTAATTTGGATTATGCTCTCCTATATGCGTTTTCTACAAAACAAATCCGGACCTTCAACTATCCAAGATGCCGTTACTAATTATTTGCCGGTCTACGGACTTTGGGCAGCTTTCGTTACATTTACTTTTCCTATAATTTTTAATTAG
- a CDS encoding sigma-70 family RNA polymerase sigma factor: MEHKVMENCNHDEIDYIIKKHWQDVWNYSFIITKDTHLSDDITQDVFIKVFKNWHSFRNESSVKTWLLKITRNTALNHLKSSYFKRVSLVGFFRDDKEYPSAEEEFFNKEDIDGIWNIVLNLPKKHREVLILDAKYELSYDEIAETLGVSIGTVKSRLHRARVRVSKVLGEDKNYEQ; encoded by the coding sequence ATGGAACATAAGGTTATGGAAAATTGTAATCATGATGAAATTGATTATATTATAAAAAAACATTGGCAAGATGTATGGAATTATTCATTTATTATTACGAAAGACACACATTTATCGGATGATATAACACAAGATGTATTTATAAAAGTATTTAAAAATTGGCATTCATTTCGAAATGAATCATCTGTTAAAACATGGTTATTAAAAATCACAAGGAATACCGCACTAAATCATTTGAAATCTTCCTATTTTAAGAGGGTTTCTTTAGTAGGATTTTTTAGGGATGATAAGGAGTATCCTTCAGCAGAAGAAGAATTTTTTAACAAAGAGGACATAGATGGAATTTGGAATATTGTACTAAATCTACCAAAAAAACATCGTGAAGTATTAATATTAGATGCTAAATATGAACTATCTTATGATGAAATAGCCGAAACATTAGGAGTGTCTATTGGAACAGTGAAATCTCGGCTACACCGAGCTCGTGTACGAGTTTCAAAAGTATTAGGGGAGGATAAAAATTATGAACAATGA
- a CDS encoding penicillin-binding protein 2 — MILTKQKKRIYLAIVIIISIVLIILFKINFISVTINTSLAERGKILDQNGVILATNKEVKSLYYTYNDNCSNKLDIKNLLSFLKQFSSEFHHDISLENVQLELQNSCKKQDKNEILLYSNLNDSEFEFFDKNKNKNIIVKNEWIRFYPQHEIASQVIGYTDLNTYSNDVSAGRNGIELQYESDLKGTSGKTLIFQINNKKLSWDIQKAQKGKDIHLALDYKLQHKTEEVLRSNIKNIPDANSGYAVVMDVKTGEILTMANSPAFDPNVLSTHVSSPEKEKIKVLSQNKTIQKLKYSASYVNMASTIKPLTILIGLNEKLFQPADTYLDTGNFRYDDQNNITNAAGTPTGEITPSQAIINSSNTFMTAKVALPLFNQNNGNIEKVATIWTDYLKQFGLRSKTGIDLPFEEEGQYQLHPSSKFENGISALLNASWGGNEVHTPLQLAQYAATLARKGEKYKPQIVNAIIDNDGKRKKEFKPILESSNRYPSSFWSILQNGMSHNIQEIKNLPFDVAGKTGITGSPNEQGRVINHSLFIAYAPTKDPQIAISVIIPGGDSKTNSAAVVAAEILKVWDNLQKENK, encoded by the coding sequence ATGATTCTTACAAAACAAAAGAAACGGATATATTTAGCGATCGTTATCATTATTAGTATTGTTTTGATAATTTTATTTAAAATAAATTTCATTTCGGTTACTATCAATACTTCTTTAGCTGAAAGAGGTAAAATTCTTGATCAAAATGGGGTAATACTTGCTACAAATAAAGAGGTCAAATCCTTGTATTATACTTACAATGATAATTGTTCAAATAAACTAGATATAAAGAACTTATTAAGCTTTTTAAAACAATTTTCATCAGAATTTCATCATGATATTTCTTTGGAAAATGTACAGTTAGAATTACAAAATTCTTGTAAAAAACAGGATAAAAATGAAATACTGTTATATTCAAACTTAAATGATAGTGAGTTTGAATTTTTCGACAAAAATAAAAACAAAAATATAATAGTAAAAAACGAATGGATACGATTTTACCCACAACATGAAATTGCATCACAGGTTATTGGGTATACAGATTTAAACACTTATTCTAATGATGTTTCTGCCGGGAGGAATGGAATTGAGCTTCAGTATGAAAGCGATTTAAAAGGTACATCAGGAAAAACTCTTATATTTCAAATAAACAATAAAAAATTATCTTGGGACATCCAAAAAGCACAAAAAGGAAAGGATATTCATTTAGCATTAGATTATAAACTACAACATAAAACAGAAGAGGTACTAAGATCTAACATTAAAAATATACCTGATGCTAACAGTGGTTATGCTGTAGTAATGGATGTAAAAACAGGAGAAATATTAACTATGGCTAACTCGCCAGCTTTTGATCCAAACGTACTTAGCACACATGTATCATCGCCAGAAAAAGAAAAGATAAAAGTACTTTCTCAAAATAAAACAATCCAAAAATTAAAATATAGTGCATCCTATGTAAATATGGCGTCAACAATAAAGCCCCTTACGATTTTAATCGGATTAAATGAAAAGCTTTTTCAACCTGCAGATACATATTTAGATACAGGTAATTTTCGGTATGATGATCAAAATAATATTACTAATGCAGCTGGGACTCCAACCGGTGAAATTACACCGAGTCAAGCTATCATTAATTCATCCAATACATTTATGACAGCAAAAGTAGCGCTTCCCTTATTCAACCAAAATAATGGGAATATAGAAAAAGTAGCCACTATCTGGACAGATTATTTAAAACAATTCGGTCTGCGTTCTAAAACTGGCATTGATTTACCCTTTGAAGAAGAAGGACAATATCAATTACATCCATCTAGTAAGTTTGAAAATGGGATTTCTGCTTTATTAAATGCCTCTTGGGGAGGAAACGAAGTACATACTCCTCTCCAACTCGCTCAATACGCAGCAACTCTTGCAAGGAAAGGGGAAAAATACAAACCTCAAATCGTAAATGCTATTATTGATAATGATGGTAAAAGAAAGAAAGAATTTAAACCAATCTTAGAAAGTTCAAATCGTTATCCTTCAAGTTTTTGGAGCATCTTACAAAATGGAATGAGTCATAATATACAAGAAATTAAAAACTTGCCATTTGACGTTGCTGGTAAAACAGGAATAACAGGTTCTCCAAACGAACAAGGAAGAGTTATAAATCACTCTCTTTTCATTGCATATGCTCCTACCAAGGATCCGCAAATTGCTATTTCTGTTATTATTCCTGGTGGTGATTCTAAAACAAATAGTGCAGCTGTTGTTGCAGCAGAAATATTAAAAGTTTGGGATAATCTCCAAAAAGAGAATAAATAA
- a CDS encoding penicillin-binding protein 2, whose protein sequence is MKKQKEKKKSPYIPLRLNILFVCIFLLFSAIIVQLGKVQIVDGETYKNEVEKNNNKTISLPVPRGKIFDREGKPVVDNRPLRSITYTRLKGIKLEDILKTAKDLANVLEIPEEDINKLTEIDKKDFWMQLNKKQAQAKVTKQDEENLRKKGIEGKELDQKIEELRRNRITEEELAELTPQDLKVLAIKSKMSSGYQMTPQIIKRDATEQEYTRISENLANFPGVDAIVDWERNYVNGDLFRSVLGSITSTAEGLPKEHLDSYLVRGYNRNDRVGKSYIEQRYEDVLHGTKEEVKNITDRSGNIIKTETVSKGKSGNNLTLTIDMELQKKVEESIEKNLRAFKGSEPLMDRAFVVMMNPKNGQILSMAGKKFVEKDGDVEMEDFALGNMVTSYELGSAVKGATLLTGYQTGAIKPGDEFYDAPMKFKGTQAKKSWNVSGFGNINDLRALQVSSNVYMFHTALQIAGVNYVPNGTLDIKQDAFDTMRYYFKQFGLGVPTGINLPNETIGQTRQKDTQPGFLLDFSIGQYDTYTPLQLAQYISTIANDGYRMQPQIVQEIREQTVKKEDIGKVVQSIEPVVLNRVDVKTEYIERVKEGFRWVFQEGDGTGVRYFKQASYKPAGKTGTAQTVYGGENPIGRNGKGERIECYNLTLVGYAPYDNPEVAFSVVVPWVHNDKGGINSLIGKDILDAYFDLKKQRINGETSNTDSSNQKQ, encoded by the coding sequence ATGAAAAAGCAAAAAGAAAAGAAAAAGTCACCATATATACCTCTCCGATTAAACATTTTGTTTGTTTGTATATTTTTATTATTTTCAGCTATTATTGTTCAGCTAGGAAAAGTACAAATTGTTGATGGAGAGACTTATAAAAATGAAGTGGAAAAAAATAATAATAAAACAATAAGTCTTCCAGTACCTCGTGGGAAGATTTTTGATCGAGAAGGGAAACCAGTTGTTGATAATCGCCCCCTTCGTTCTATTACGTATACAAGATTAAAGGGTATAAAACTTGAGGATATTTTAAAAACGGCGAAAGATTTAGCAAATGTACTTGAAATCCCGGAAGAAGACATAAATAAGTTAACTGAGATAGATAAAAAAGATTTCTGGATGCAATTAAATAAGAAGCAAGCCCAAGCAAAAGTTACTAAACAAGATGAAGAAAATCTGAGAAAGAAGGGCATAGAAGGGAAAGAGTTAGACCAGAAAATTGAAGAGTTAAGACGAAATCGTATTACAGAAGAAGAATTAGCAGAATTAACGCCGCAAGATTTAAAAGTGTTAGCGATTAAAAGTAAGATGAGTTCTGGTTATCAAATGACTCCCCAAATAATTAAAAGAGATGCGACAGAACAGGAGTATACAAGAATAAGCGAAAACTTAGCAAATTTTCCAGGTGTAGACGCAATAGTTGACTGGGAGCGTAATTATGTAAATGGTGATTTATTTCGTTCTGTATTAGGGAGTATAACAAGCACGGCAGAAGGATTGCCTAAAGAACACTTAGATTCTTATTTAGTGCGTGGATACAATCGTAATGATCGTGTTGGAAAAAGTTATATTGAACAAAGATATGAAGATGTATTACATGGTACAAAAGAAGAAGTGAAAAATATTACTGATAGATCAGGGAATATTATTAAAACAGAAACAGTGTCGAAAGGGAAAAGTGGTAATAATTTAACATTAACAATTGATATGGAATTGCAAAAGAAGGTGGAAGAAAGTATAGAAAAAAATTTAAGAGCTTTTAAAGGTTCAGAACCATTAATGGATCGTGCTTTTGTGGTTATGATGAATCCAAAAAATGGGCAGATTTTATCTATGGCTGGTAAGAAGTTTGTGGAAAAAGATGGGGATGTAGAAATGGAAGATTTTGCATTAGGTAACATGGTAACTTCTTATGAGTTAGGATCAGCTGTAAAAGGTGCCACCTTATTAACTGGATACCAAACAGGAGCTATAAAGCCAGGAGATGAATTTTATGATGCACCTATGAAATTTAAAGGTACGCAAGCTAAAAAGTCATGGAATGTATCTGGTTTTGGGAACATTAATGATTTAAGAGCTTTACAAGTATCATCGAATGTATATATGTTCCATACAGCGTTACAAATAGCTGGGGTTAATTATGTACCGAATGGTACATTGGATATCAAACAAGATGCATTTGACACAATGCGTTATTATTTTAAACAATTTGGTTTAGGAGTTCCGACAGGGATTAATTTACCGAATGAAACAATAGGACAAACAAGACAGAAAGATACTCAGCCTGGATTTTTACTGGATTTCTCCATAGGTCAGTATGATACGTATACGCCACTTCAATTGGCACAATATATTTCTACAATTGCAAATGATGGATATAGAATGCAGCCACAGATTGTACAAGAAATACGTGAACAAACAGTAAAAAAAGAAGATATTGGTAAAGTAGTTCAATCTATAGAACCTGTTGTATTAAATCGAGTTGATGTGAAGACAGAATACATTGAACGAGTAAAAGAAGGTTTTAGATGGGTATTTCAAGAAGGTGATGGAACTGGTGTAAGGTATTTCAAACAAGCTTCATATAAACCAGCTGGTAAAACTGGAACAGCTCAAACGGTATATGGGGGGGAGAATCCAATTGGTAGGAATGGAAAAGGTGAACGCATTGAGTGTTACAATTTAACATTGGTTGGATATGCTCCATATGATAATCCAGAAGTAGCTTTTTCTGTAGTGGTCCCATGGGTTCATAATGATAAAGGTGGTATTAACTCATTAATTGGAAAAGATATCTTAGACGCATACTTTGATTTGAAAAAGCAACGTATAAATGGTGAAACTAGCAATACCGATAGCTCTAATCAGAAACAGTAA
- the bla gene encoding class A beta-lactamase, which yields MKGLIILKSTRMLKIGMCVGILSLSLASVKLFTGEPLQVEAKEKAEKTKHAKHATHREFAQLEKKFDARLGVYAIDTGTNQTVTYRPNERFAYASTYKALAAGAVLQQNSIDKLDEVITYTKDDLVEYSPITEKHVDTGMTLGEIAEAAIRYSDNTAGNLLFKKLDGPKGFEKALRQIGDKVTMADRFETDLNEAIPGDIRDTSTAKTLATDLKAFTVGNALPTDKRKTLTDWMHGNATGDKLIRAGVPKDWEVGDKSGAGSYGTRNDIAIVWPPNRAPIIIAILSSRDKEDATYDNELIAQAAKVTINALK from the coding sequence ATGAAAGGACTGATCATTTTGAAAAGTACAAGGATGTTAAAAATAGGGATGTGTGTTGGAATACTAAGTTTAAGTCTTGCAAGTGTAAAACTTTTTACAGGTGAACCGTTGCAGGTGGAAGCAAAAGAAAAAGCAGAGAAAACTAAACATGCAAAACATGCGACTCATCGAGAGTTCGCGCAACTCGAGAAAAAGTTTGACGCTCGACTGGGTGTCTATGCTATCGACACCGGGACAAACCAGACAGTAACTTATCGACCTAATGAACGGTTTGCTTACGCATCTACCTACAAAGCTCTGGCTGCAGGAGCAGTGCTACAGCAAAATTCAATTGACAAACTCGATGAAGTTATCACCTATACAAAAGATGACCTAGTCGAGTATTCACCAATTACAGAGAAACACGTGGATACCGGTATGACTCTTGGAGAAATTGCGGAGGCTGCTATTCGTTACAGTGATAACACTGCGGGGAACCTTTTATTCAAGAAACTAGACGGACCTAAAGGATTTGAAAAAGCGCTTAGACAGATTGGTGATAAGGTTACCATGGCTGATCGCTTTGAGACAGATTTGAACGAAGCTATTCCGGGAGACATTCGTGATACAAGTACAGCAAAAACACTTGCTACCGATCTTAAGGCTTTCACGGTCGGAAATGCGCTCCCAACTGACAAACGTAAAACCCTTACGGATTGGATGCATGGAAACGCTACAGGGGACAAACTCATCCGCGCTGGCGTACCAAAAGATTGGGAAGTCGGTGATAAATCTGGAGCCGGAAGCTACGGAACACGAAATGACATTGCCATCGTTTGGCCACCGAATAGAGCACCCATTATCATCGCAATTCTGTCCAGCCGAGATAAGGAAGATGCTACCTATGATAATGAACTAATCGCGCAGGCTGCCAAGGTTACAATCAATGCTCTCAAGTGA
- a CDS encoding MOSC domain-containing protein, whose product MKSFRGENVQQTYIASYGLYGDRSHAFLDETRPEKYLTATQFHEMIGYTASFMGEEFLDTYLPIKIVSPEGKIYKWGDQELLTELEEKSGRRIKGIQYLPRQVPLGAIEEEHVLIVTDTSLQEMSALWGQEVNHRRFRPNLIFSLYENIPFAEDTWFGKCIRIGEVELEIVRHCERCMIITIDPSTLTLDKTLLKTVVQKRNNHFGVYASVIKPGKVNVGDSIRLE is encoded by the coding sequence ATAAAATCATTTCGCGGGGAAAATGTTCAACAAACTTACATTGCATCCTATGGTTTATATGGAGATAGAAGCCATGCTTTTTTAGATGAAACAAGACCAGAAAAATATTTAACCGCAACACAATTTCATGAAATGATTGGCTATACGGCGAGTTTTATGGGAGAAGAATTTTTGGATACATATCTACCAATCAAAATCGTTTCTCCTGAAGGGAAAATATACAAGTGGGGAGATCAAGAGTTACTTACAGAATTAGAAGAAAAATCAGGTCGTAGAATTAAAGGTATACAATACTTACCTCGGCAAGTACCTCTAGGTGCAATTGAAGAAGAACATGTATTAATCGTGACTGATACATCACTACAAGAAATGAGTGCACTGTGGGGGCAAGAGGTGAACCATAGGAGATTTCGTCCGAACTTAATATTCTCATTATATGAAAATATTCCTTTTGCAGAAGATACATGGTTTGGAAAATGTATACGTATAGGAGAAGTAGAATTAGAAATAGTAAGACACTGTGAACGTTGTATGATTATTACTATTGATCCTAGCACATTAACATTAGACAAAACTCTCTTAAAAACTGTTGTACAAAAAAGAAATAATCATTTTGGAGTCTATGCATCAGTTATAAAACCAGGAAAAGTGAATGTTGGCGATTCTATTAGATTGGAGTAA
- a CDS encoding DUF3942 family protein, producing the protein MSFPDEFAIRIKEYLEDEKDKKIIKNGHRDVIFQYLYELEVKIGVVKNPNFNFFTSGRRSHIVVENIEFKTEVNTEKNIIEITKIVDKVVTPLDTIIVKDGELFVLGCNEKFTTEILEGYLRETFSEKLGLD; encoded by the coding sequence GTGAGCTTCCCGGATGAATTTGCAATAAGAATAAAAGAATATTTAGAAGACGAGAAGGATAAAAAAATTATCAAGAACGGGCACAGAGATGTAATCTTTCAATATTTATATGAACTTGAAGTTAAGATAGGTGTTGTAAAGAATCCTAATTTTAATTTTTTTACATCTGGAAGACGTTCGCATATAGTAGTAGAAAATATTGAATTTAAAACGGAAGTAAATACTGAAAAAAATATAATTGAAATTACAAAAATTGTTGATAAAGTAGTTACTCCTCTTGATACAATTATTGTAAAGGATGGAGAATTGTTTGTTTTAGGTTGTAATGAAAAATTTACGACAGAGATCTTAGAAGGCTATCTGCGCGAAACATTTAGTGAAAAGTTAGGACTTGATTAA
- a CDS encoding IS6 family transposase (programmed frameshift) encodes MEKEYVFKWKHYQPEIILLTVRWYLWYNLSFRDLVEMMEERGLSISHTTIMRWVHQYGPELDKRIRRHLKQTNDSWRVDETYIKVKGQWMYLYRAVDSKGNTIDFRLSKTRDQKAAKRFFKKALRSFHVSQPRVITVDKNPAYPIAIEQLKKRKALPDGMQLRQQKYLSNIVEQDHRFIKKRIRSMLGFKSFDTATTILSGIEAMHMIKKEQIDLRDQSVQKQKEFIHQLFELTA; translated from the exons ATGGAAAAAGAATATGTATTCAAATGGAAGCATTACCAGCCTGAGATTATCCTTCTTACAGTGAGATGGTACCTATGGTATAATCTCAGCTTTCGTGATTTGGTAGAAATGATGGAGGAACGGGGCTTATCCATTTCTCATACAACGATTATGCGTTGGGTTCATCAGTATGGTCCTGAATTGGACAAACGAATTCGTCGTCACCTCAAGCAAACCAATGACTCTTGGAGAGTCGATGAAACATATATCAAAGTTAAAGGGCAATGGATGTATCTGTACCGTGCTGTTGATTCGAAAGGAAACACAATCGATTTTCGCCTAAGTAAAACAAGAGATCAGAAGGCTGCAAAGCGTTTTTTCAAGAAAGCTTTGCGGTCTTTTCATGTTTCGCAGCCTCGCGTCATAACAGTCGATAAGAATCCGGCTTATCCTATAGCAATTGAACAGTTGAAAAAGAGAAAAGCAT TACCTGACGGTATGCAACTTAGACAACAAAAGTACTTGAGTAACATAGTAGAGCAAGATCATCGCTTTATAAAGAAGCGAATCCGTTCTATGCTAGGGTTCAAATCTTTTGACACAGCTACAACCATTCTTTCTGGAATAGAAGCCATGCATATGATTAAAAAAGAACAGATTGACTTACGGGACCAGTCTGTCCAAAAACAGAAAGAATTCATCCATCAATTGTTTGAGCTAACAGCATAA